A single genomic interval of Aureibacillus halotolerans harbors:
- the mciZ gene encoding Z-ring formation inhibitor MciZ, producing the protein MKIIIRSTSIVCSGKAWEIRETLKQYNKQFTYVTDWIASASKPTNAQTSKLENVQNFRYNEPTSRKEEFH; encoded by the coding sequence TTGAAGATCATCATTCGTTCGACCTCTATTGTTTGCTCTGGAAAGGCTTGGGAGATAAGAGAAACATTAAAGCAATACAATAAGCAATTCACGTATGTAACCGATTGGATCGCATCTGCATCAAAACCAACAAACGCACAAACGTCTAAACTGGAGAACGTCCAGAACTTTCGTTACAATGAACCTACTTCGCGTAAGGAGGAATTTCATTGA
- a CDS encoding aldo/keto reductase — protein MKKRQIGNSSLFVSPISYGCMSLGTEEGTAETLIKKALEIGITHFDTADLYDQGRNEELVGKFLHSHRLDVTIATKVGNRFERGKEGWEWAPTKPYILSQVEESLKRLNTDYIDLYQLHGGTLDDPIDDIIEAFEQLKAQGKIRAYGISSIRPNVIHTYLKKASIDSVMMQYSLLDRRPEELLDTLHAHNVSVIARGPLAKGLLTTKGDEKRVRAFEDGYLSYTGEELQNTLKKLTDKWPDTLTEHTLAYPLHHPAVACVIPGASNTQQLTDIGQANTTLTTDQTTWLQSQTKNQQYQQYRS, from the coding sequence TTGAAAAAAAGACAGATAGGAAACTCTAGTCTTTTCGTCTCTCCCATTAGCTATGGGTGTATGTCATTAGGCACCGAAGAGGGCACGGCTGAGACACTTATAAAGAAAGCACTCGAGATTGGCATTACGCACTTTGATACGGCAGACCTTTATGATCAAGGACGCAATGAAGAACTTGTCGGCAAGTTTCTTCACAGCCATCGCCTAGATGTGACGATTGCCACAAAAGTAGGCAATCGATTTGAAAGAGGGAAAGAAGGCTGGGAATGGGCGCCAACCAAGCCATACATCCTCTCCCAAGTTGAAGAAAGCTTAAAACGCTTGAACACAGATTATATCGACCTTTATCAGCTCCATGGGGGGACACTAGATGATCCCATTGATGACATCATTGAAGCATTTGAGCAGTTAAAAGCGCAAGGGAAAATTCGCGCCTACGGAATCTCTTCTATCCGACCAAATGTCATTCATACGTATCTCAAAAAAGCTTCCATCGACAGCGTGATGATGCAATACAGCTTACTCGACAGACGACCTGAAGAGCTACTTGACACTCTTCATGCCCACAATGTGTCCGTCATTGCCAGAGGACCACTCGCCAAAGGCCTCCTCACCACCAAAGGCGATGAAAAAAGAGTTCGTGCCTTTGAAGACGGCTACCTATCCTACACAGGCGAAGAGCTCCAAAACACTTTAAAAAAACTCACAGACAAATGGCCAGACACACTAACAGAACACACACTCGCCTACCCATTGCACCACCCCGCAGTCGCCTGCGTCATACCAGGTGCAAGCAACACACAACAGCTCACAGACATCGGACAAGCCAACACCACACTAACGACCGATCAAACCACCTGGCTCCAGTCCCAGACAAAAAACCAGCAATATCAACAGTATAGAAGTTAA